One Curtobacterium sp. BH-2-1-1 genomic region harbors:
- a CDS encoding HD domain-containing protein yields MTLDVDALLAPPSPVAARALDVVRAWSSPALVHHCLRSWAWASLLAPTIELEPDRELLFVATMLHDLGVTPSFDAHAVPFEDAGGAVGSVFAIGAGWDAARARRVGEVIERHMWTSVDPAFDVEGHLLEVATSLDVSGAGFALWKTSDLLAVTAAVPRLDFSEAFDGLIHEQAGRKPSSSAARLDGSGNVAAGGIRWTSFLDNPGIVE; encoded by the coding sequence ATGACCCTGGACGTCGACGCGCTGCTCGCACCGCCCTCCCCCGTGGCCGCGCGGGCGCTCGATGTCGTGCGTGCGTGGTCCTCGCCGGCGCTGGTGCACCACTGCCTGCGCTCGTGGGCGTGGGCGTCGCTCCTCGCACCGACCATCGAGCTCGAACCAGACCGTGAGCTGCTGTTCGTCGCGACGATGCTGCACGACCTCGGCGTGACGCCGTCCTTCGACGCCCACGCCGTGCCGTTCGAGGACGCCGGCGGTGCGGTCGGCAGCGTGTTCGCCATCGGTGCCGGGTGGGATGCCGCCCGTGCCCGTCGGGTCGGTGAGGTGATCGAGCGCCACATGTGGACGTCGGTCGACCCCGCGTTCGACGTCGAGGGCCACCTGCTCGAGGTCGCGACCTCGCTCGACGTCTCCGGGGCCGGGTTCGCCCTGTGGAAGACGTCAGACCTGCTCGCCGTCACCGCGGCAGTCCCCCGCCTCGACTTCTCCGAGGCGTTCGACGGGCTGATCCACGAGCAGGCCGGTCGCAAGCCGTCCTCCTCCGCCGCCAGACTCGACGGTTCGGGCAACGTCGCCGCCGGTGGGATCCGCTGGACATCGTTCCTGGACAATCCGGGCATCGTCGAGTAG
- a CDS encoding helix-turn-helix domain-containing protein, with protein MERWNEAIAAVEEHLDGGPDDTVLDVDELARITGTSEYHFRRVFSALAGMPLSEYVRRRRMTLAAAVIASGTTTVSDVAARFGYGSADAFGRAFRAVHGIGPQEAREPGAVLRSQGRLSFRLTVEGSTPVQYRLVQKPAFRLVGRSTRVPLVYEGPNDAIQAFERSITPEDRERIAGLSDQEPSGVLSVSDAFAEGRADGSLLRYSVVAATSVESAPGLDVIEVPAATWVVFSGSGPVPGAIQALWPQAFGEWLPANPYRLVAAPEIARVRLAPGGRTAEAELWLAVEPDPADDAG; from the coding sequence ATGGAGCGTTGGAACGAGGCGATCGCCGCGGTCGAGGAACACCTCGACGGCGGCCCGGACGACACCGTGCTCGACGTGGACGAGCTCGCGCGCATCACCGGGACGAGCGAGTACCACTTCCGGCGGGTGTTCTCCGCGCTCGCCGGGATGCCGCTCTCCGAGTACGTCCGACGTCGCCGGATGACGCTCGCCGCGGCCGTCATCGCCTCGGGGACGACGACCGTCTCGGACGTCGCCGCACGCTTCGGGTACGGCTCGGCCGATGCGTTCGGGCGGGCGTTCCGCGCCGTGCACGGCATCGGGCCGCAGGAGGCGCGCGAGCCCGGCGCCGTCCTCCGGTCGCAGGGTCGGCTGTCCTTCCGTCTCACCGTCGAAGGGAGCACTCCCGTGCAGTACCGCCTCGTCCAGAAACCCGCCTTCCGTCTCGTCGGACGCTCGACCCGTGTCCCGCTCGTGTACGAGGGGCCGAACGACGCGATCCAGGCGTTCGAACGCAGCATCACCCCCGAGGACCGGGAGCGCATCGCCGGACTGTCCGACCAGGAGCCCTCGGGCGTGCTGTCCGTCTCCGATGCGTTCGCCGAGGGCCGCGCGGACGGCAGTCTCCTCCGTTACTCGGTGGTCGCCGCCACCTCGGTCGAGAGCGCACCGGGCCTCGACGTCATCGAGGTGCCGGCTGCGACGTGGGTCGTGTTCTCCGGCTCGGGACCGGTGCCCGGAGCGATCCAGGCGCTGTGGCCGCAGGCGTTCGGGGAGTGGTTGCCCGCCAACCCGTACCGTCTGGTGGCGGCGCCGGAGATCGCTCGTGTCCGGCTCGCACCCGGCGGTCGTACCGCGGAGGCCGAGCTCTGGCTCGCGGTCGAGCCCGACCCCGCGGACGACGCAGGATGA
- a CDS encoding isocitrate lyase/phosphoenolpyruvate mutase family protein encodes MSTSTADKATTLKQLHEASEILRVVNVWDAISAKVVSDLPETKAIATAGHSIAASYGYDDGGMPLDLALSGAAIVAAATDLPVTADLDDGYEDPAETIRRAIAAGIVGANVEDRLRPFDEAVARVAAITAAAQAEGIDFQLNARTDAIARGGDRPIEESIADAIARGKAFLDNGAALVFVPGAIQRDVVEQLVAGLGRGKLSVIGLPGALPAAEYEALGVARISYGPLTQRVALRALRDLATDLYGGGVVPEDTPTLN; translated from the coding sequence ATGAGCACGAGCACCGCCGACAAGGCGACCACCCTCAAGCAGCTGCACGAAGCATCGGAGATCCTCCGCGTCGTCAACGTCTGGGACGCGATCAGCGCGAAGGTCGTCAGCGACCTTCCGGAGACGAAGGCGATCGCCACCGCCGGGCACTCCATCGCCGCCTCGTACGGGTACGACGACGGCGGGATGCCGCTCGACCTGGCACTGTCGGGCGCCGCGATCGTCGCCGCCGCCACGGACCTGCCCGTCACGGCGGACCTCGACGACGGCTACGAGGACCCGGCCGAGACGATCCGCCGCGCGATCGCTGCGGGGATCGTGGGCGCGAACGTCGAGGACCGCCTCCGCCCGTTCGACGAGGCCGTCGCCCGGGTCGCCGCCATCACCGCCGCCGCCCAGGCCGAGGGCATCGACTTCCAGCTCAACGCCCGCACCGACGCCATCGCCCGCGGCGGGGACCGCCCGATCGAGGAGAGCATCGCCGACGCGATCGCCCGCGGCAAGGCGTTCCTCGACAACGGCGCCGCGCTGGTGTTCGTGCCGGGAGCCATCCAGCGTGACGTCGTGGAGCAGCTCGTCGCGGGCCTCGGTCGCGGCAAGCTGTCCGTGATCGGGCTGCCGGGCGCCCTGCCCGCCGCCGAGTACGAGGCCCTCGGGGTCGCCCGCATCTCGTACGGCCCGCTGACGCAGCGCGTCGCGCTCCGCGCGCTGCGCGACCTGGCGACCGACCTGTACGGCGGTGGCGTCGTGCCGGAGGACACCCCGACCCTCAACTGA